Within the Enterococcus hirae ATCC 9790 genome, the region CGCTTTGCTTTCTTGCATGAAACTTCCTCTTTTCTACTATATTTAATTTATTTATTTTCAAAAAACGTGAAATCTAATCCTTCTTCTTGTTCTTCTTTCGTCGTCGTGATGATCGTTAGACACATGATGCTCTTTAAGATACCTGCTGTGAGCGCATAAGCGTATAAGGCAACTAGACAAACACCGATGATTTGAACACCTAATAGGAACCAGCTGTGTGAATCAGAGAGCAAATGAGCATTTGTAGCAAAAAGCCCAATTAAGATGGTTCCAGTAAAACCACCCATGCCATGTACACCCCATACATCAAGTGCATCATCCCAATTTTTCTTCTTACGAAATGCAACAGCATACTGACAAACAATTCCGGCAATAATTCCGATGATGATGGCACTTCTTGGATTGATATAGCCTGCACACGGTGTAACTGTTGCAAGTCCAGCGACAGAACCAGTTAAAATGTCGACAAAATCAAAACCATTCCCTCTGATTTTCGCTAAGATCAACCACGTCATCATCGCAAATGCCAACGCAACAAAAGTTGAACCAAAAGCATTGACCGCTTGGTAATCTGCTCGGAGTGCCCCTCCAGCATTAAATCCAAACCAGCCAAACCAAAGAAGACCTGTTCCAATAGCTGCTGCCATCAAACTACTATGTCCTGATCGTTCAGAAGCAGGAATCTTTCTTTGTCCAAGTGTCAAAATACATGCCAGCGAGCCGAACCCTGCAGTCGTATGGATGACAGCACCACCAGCAAAATCTCGGAAGCCTAATTGTGCTAAAAATCCGCCTCCCCATATCCA harbors:
- a CDS encoding ammonium transporter, with translation MNHLPINTGDTAFMILCTAMVCLMTPGLAFFYGGLARKNNITTIMAQSFLSVGITTLMWIFGGFGLAFGRDIGGLIGNPADFFLMKHVSNAPNLLHGATIPFLMFFLYQLMFIVITVPLMTGAFAGRLNLKGYVLLLIFWNLLIYFPVCHWIWGGGFLAQLGFRDFAGGAVIHTTAGFGSLACILTLGQRKIPASERSGHSSLMAAAIGTGLLWFGWFGFNAGGALRADYQAVNAFGSTFVALAFAMMTWLILAKIRGNGFDFVDILTGSVAGLATVTPCAGYINPRSAIIIGIIAGIVCQYAVAFRKKKNWDDALDVWGVHGMGGFTGTILIGLFATNAHLLSDSHSWFLLGVQIIGVCLVALYAYALTAGILKSIMCLTIITTTKEEQEEGLDFTFFENK